The following is a genomic window from Flavobacterium sp..
GGAAGTACCTTCCAAATTAATGATGGTAGGCGAAGGTCCAGAAAAAGAAAATGCAGAATATTTATGTGAAAAGTTAGGTATTCAGAACAAAGTAATTTTCTTTGGGAATAGTAATGAAATTGACAAGATATTGTGTTTTTCTGACTTATTTTTATTACCATCAGAAACAGAAAGTTTTGGTTTGGCAGCATTAGAAGCAATGGCTTGCGGTGTACCTGTAATTTCAAGTAATTCAGGTGGTTTACCTGAAGTAAATAAAGATGATTTTTCTGGATATTTGAGTGATGTAGGTGATGTTGCTAAAATGAGCCGAGATGCCATTTCTTTGTTACAAGATGACAAAAAATTAACCCAATTTAAATTAAATGCTTTAGAAACTGCTAAATTGTTTGATATTCAAAATATACTACCATTATATGAACAGATTTATTTTAAAGCTATAAATTCAAAGTAATGATTAAATTTTTACCCATATTGTTTGTGATTTTTTCTTGTAGTGCTCCAAAAAAAGTTGTAGACACTTCTTTTTCTGTAATTTATAATAGTGCAATTGGCGGGGCTGAAAAGCCTGGTCATCTAATAATTAGTGATAATGAATCCTATATTCAGTTTATAGATTCGTTAAAATTAGATGAATCACAATATGCTAATTTTTTAAAAGTTGATTTTAAAAATAAAAATGTATTGGTTTTATTTCAAGGTCAAAAAAACTCTGGAGGTTATGAAATTAGCATAGAATCAATAGTAAATGAAAATGAAACTATTGTTGTTAAGAAAAAGGAAATTGGTCCAAAAAAAGGAGAATTAGCAACTACGGTAATCACTAATCCTTATTGTATCGCTTTAATTCCAAAAGGTAAAAATACAATTGTTGAATAAAAAAAAGTAGCCGATCAATGATGATACGGCTACTTTTTTATTAAGGATGTTTTATTAATTGAATTTATATCTAATTCCTAAAGCAAAATCAGGACCAAATCCATCTCTAAAATCTAAATAATCACCACCAAAATACATTTCTGGTCTAAAGTCTAATGTCAATTGAATAGGCACTTCAGAAAAGTTATATTCTATTCCGATATCACCAGCGGCTAAAATAAAACTTCCGCTATCTTCAACATCGTTTTTGTCATAACTCCAACTTCCAATTCCTCCACCTACACCAGCATACCAATTAAAACCGCCATCAATATTCCATATCCATTGGTATAATCCAACAATTTTAAAAGCATCAACGTCTTTACTATTTCTCCAACCTAAATCAACTTCTAAACGATTGTTTGAACCTAATGCTCTTTGATAAGAAATTTCTCCTCCAAAACCATCGTTATCTCCTAATCGAAGGCCTAATACATTTTTAGAAATTTCTTGAGCTTGAGCGCTAAACGCTATACCTAATAGCATAAATGCAGATAAAATTAATTTCTTCATATTATTTGTTTTTACAAAGATAGCCAATTTTATACGGTTTATTATAAAGTAATAATAGATAAAAAATGAAATAATATATTAGCTTAGAAGGTTTTAAAATTATTTAGTTAATGTCATAGTTGTCTAAAAATTCTTCTTGAGTTTGTGTGTCGCTCTCAGGTATTTGTAATTCATTTGCAACAAAATTACTTACAGTGTATGAAGAAACTGTGTTAGTATAAACTACACCAATTCCATCAGATAAATATTGTGTAGATACCAAAACATCTTGAGGTGCTAAAGCCGTAAACGTTTGAGGTGAACCAAGGACTGTTATAATTGTAGTTATGGTTAGATTTAGTTTTATTTTGGTCGATTTTACATTAGAATACACCATACCATTTGGAGTTGTAAATGTTGATAATGTTTCTCCTCCATACGATTGTAAAGAGTAGCTAATTGTTAGTGGAACCCCATTAACTGTCTCATTTATTACACCTGTTTTTGGTGACGAATTTAAAGTTTGATTATTTGTAGCATTTTTATCAAAAATTATAAAATCATTTAATGATAAATCAATCGTAAACGGTAAATTTTGTCCAGCAGTTAATGCTAAATCTCCGGTTAGTAATAATTTACCATTATTCTCTCTAATATTATTATTTTTTAGAGAATTTGAATAAAATCCTGTAGCTGCATCATTTTTAGCTTTGAAAACTTTATAGGTATTGTTGTTTATAGTAGTTTCACTATCAACAAATAAAGAGTCTCTATTAATTCCAGATTGATCTTCAATATTATAAGTCCAATAACTACCTGCAGTTAGTGGAGTTGAAAATATGCTTGAATTATTTGAATTTTCATTGTCATTAGAACAAGAAAAAAAAATGTTAACAAAAAGTATAAAAGTTAATAAATATGATTTATTCATGGTAATATTTATTTGT
Proteins encoded in this region:
- a CDS encoding protease complex subunit PrcB family protein, producing MIKFLPILFVIFSCSAPKKVVDTSFSVIYNSAIGGAEKPGHLIISDNESYIQFIDSLKLDESQYANFLKVDFKNKNVLVLFQGQKNSGGYEISIESIVNENETIVVKKKEIGPKKGELATTVITNPYCIALIPKGKNTIVE